In Rattus norvegicus strain BN/NHsdMcwi chromosome 1, GRCr8, whole genome shotgun sequence, a genomic segment contains:
- the Or52a5b gene encoding olfactory receptor Olr126 codes for MIKFNGSVFMPSVLTLVGIPGLESVQCWIGIPFCVMYIIAMIGNSLILVIIKSEKSLHIPMYIFLAILAVTDIVLSTCILPKMLGIFWFHMPQISFDACLLQMELIHSFQATESGILLAMALDRYVAICNPLRHATIFSPQLTTCLGAGVLLRSLILTFPMILLIKCRLEYYRTTVISHSYCEHMAIVKLAAQDIRINKICGLLVAFAILGFDIVFITFSYVRIFITVFQLPQKEARLKAFNTCIAHICVFLQFYLLGFFSFFTHRFGAHIPSYVHILLSDLYLLVPPFLNPIVYGVKTKQIRDQVFKMLFSKKPL; via the coding sequence atgatcaagttcaATGGCTCAGTCTTCATGCCTTCTGTACTAACATTAGTGGGGATCCCTGGCCTGGAGTCAGTGCAGTGCTGGATTGGGATTCCATTCTGTGTCATGTACATCATTGCTATGATTGGGAACTCTCTAATTTTAGTTATAATCAAAAGCGAAAAGAGCCTCCACATACCCATGTATATTTTCTTGGCCATTTTGGCAGTCACGGATATTGTCCTTAGCACGTGCATTCTTCCCAAaatgttgggcatcttttggtttCACATGCCACAGATATCCTTTGATGCTTGCCTGCTGCAGATGGAACTCATCCACTCATTCCAGGCCACAGAGTCAGGCATTCTCCTGGCCATGGCTCTggatcgctatgtggccatctgcaaccCCCTGAGACATGCTACTATCTTCTCTCCACAACTCACGACTTGCCTTGGAGCTGGTGTCCTACTCAGGTCTCTCATTCTCACATTCCCAATGATATTGCTCATCAAATGTCGCCTCGAATACTACAGAACTACCGTTATCTCCCACTCTTACTGTGAACACATGGCTATTGTGAAATTGGCAGCTCAAGATATCAGAATCAACAAGATATGTGGCCTCCTTGTTGCCTTTGCTATCTTGGGGTTTGACATAGTCTTCATTACCTTCTCCTATGTGCGAATCTTCATCACCGTCTTCCAGCTGCCCCAGAAGGAGGCTCGATTGAAAGCTTTCAATACCTGCATTGCTCACATCTGTGTCTTCCTACAGTTCTACCTTCtgggtttcttctctttcttcacacACAGGTTTGGGGCTCACATACCCTCCTATGTGCATATCCTCCTGTCAGATCTTTACCTGTTAGTGCCACCTTTTCTGAATCCCATTGTTTATGGTGTTAAAACTAAACAAATCCGTGACCAAgtctttaaaatgcttttctcCAAGAAACCTCTGTGA